In the bacterium genome, CCACTGACTCACTGGAGTTTCGGCGACCGACACCAGTCAATGAGCGGCAGTTCGACGAGGTCGGTTTCGCGGGCCTTCTGTCGTCGATTGCGCCGGGAACGGCTATCGGCGCCCACCACGACGGCATCGCCCAGGTTCCGCACTTCTCCTACCGTTGGGGAGAGAACTATTGGATCGGGTCGGATGACGGCTTCGGCGTGAAGGCCACTACGTTGCTTCGACGCGCTGGCTATCGCGCTCTTGGCAATCCCGAGTCCGTCTTTGAGCCGGACAACGAGCGCAAGGCCCGCGTGCAGTTGGCGGCGAAGGTCACAGGCGTCGCGCACAACACATTTGCGCCGCTTGCCGGCGGATTCGGCGAGCTGCTGCTGACGATCGAATGGCAGCTCTACGACACTGTCGATCGGTCTCTCCGTCTGAAGGAGACAACCACCGGTTACGCCAGAAGCAAGTCCGGCTCATCCGGGTTGGTTCTTGACGCATTCGGCGTCGCCCTGAACAACCTTTTGGCACGTCCAGCATTCGCTACGGCCATGCGGCGACGCAGCACCACGGACGAGAGCATATGGAGCAGGACTGATCAGACAATCGCGATTCGGAAGTGTCCCGCCGCCCCTTCAACGGAGCTGCCGCGGGATTTCGACATCGCAATGCGAGCCGTCGTACGGATACAGTGCGGATTGTCGAGTGGCTCAGGCACCGTCGTCTCGCCGGATGGCTTCGTCTTGACGGTGGCGCACTTGGTGTCGGGCGCGATGCGCTGCCAAGTCTATTTCCGGTCCGGACTCTCCTTGGAGGCGGAGGTTCTTAGAGCTGATCCGCTGCAGGACGTGGCGGTCATCAGAATTCCTGGATCTGGACACGCCTGTCTGCCATGCGACGCCAGCCCACTCGCATTGGGAGTCGAGATCTACGCCATGGGAAATCCCTTGAACTACGAGTTCTCGGTGACCAAAGGCGTCGTCAGCGCAACTCGTACTGTGGACGGGCGAGAGTTCCTCCAGACAGACACCAGCGTGAGCGAGGGGAGCAGCGGCAGCCCGATCGTCGATCGCAGCGGGCACATGCGCGCCATCGTGTCGTGGAAACGAATTGACCCGACGGCCGAAGGACTCTCCTTCGCAAGCACCATTGAGGCCGCATTCCATCGACTCGGCTTGACGTGGGGCGCGGAGCCACAGTAGGGGACCACGGACACCGAGGGCTCACGGTGTGCCGACGTTCTCTGGTTCCGACAATCGGCGATAGCGGCGTTCAATTCCTTCCAATCCCGTGGCGACGTTACGCCGCGGCTGACTCAACCGAATCCAGCAGAGAGCGGCCTGAGCGAAGTGCCGGCCTTGGGGCGCCGAAGGGACGACGCGCGACGAGCGGAG is a window encoding:
- a CDS encoding serine protease, translated to MSATPPILVLAACVIFGTFGCASSIATDSLEFRRPTPVNERQFDEVGFAGLLSSIAPGTAIGAHHDGIAQVPHFSYRWGENYWIGSDDGFGVKATTLLRRAGYRALGNPESVFEPDNERKARVQLAAKVTGVAHNTFAPLAGGFGELLLTIEWQLYDTVDRSLRLKETTTGYARSKSGSSGLVLDAFGVALNNLLARPAFATAMRRRSTTDESIWSRTDQTIAIRKCPAAPSTELPRDFDIAMRAVVRIQCGLSSGSGTVVSPDGFVLTVAHLVSGAMRCQVYFRSGLSLEAEVLRADPLQDVAVIRIPGSGHACLPCDASPLALGVEIYAMGNPLNYEFSVTKGVVSATRTVDGREFLQTDTSVSEGSSGSPIVDRSGHMRAIVSWKRIDPTAEGLSFASTIEAAFHRLGLTWGAEPQ